In Sulfurisphaera javensis, a single genomic region encodes these proteins:
- a CDS encoding 4Fe-4S binding protein, with the protein MKFSNLNLFLQKFVFLISKNIYFLIFISIPFSAFCIIPLIFINLFLVAILFQNLYLNRNTNTKYPFVALDILIALSLTYMILFLNDFIDTPTYLLAIPELYLLLRFFMRKGKTTYLNNSKLAFLLLFLAFVFAWFSSGVLSYVTGYVTNIQNLFNQFGYFPISNPLYLIVDFLSVFATITASPWFMLEMGVWLGSLAFFRLVEVNKIENKVRIFLMILAYFVYSIWLPSFSPIANGVEYIPYMWFNGFGTYGPVEPSYLIDGILGTYIVTAILSFLFGSRQVCSVTCTAPFMLQGTFQDSMKKYNRISKLGKKTLTSKMSNFYKILMIIIWGSLIIFAILSYLNFEKIINFTILGNDPTVFYSSLYFNVIWYLQFVTMPFLGNYSCVTSGLCAWGSFNQFFGYLGLFKLKVKDPKLCLNCRSVDCATACPVGLTDMRASFIKKGEFKAFKCVGVGDCIEACPHDNIVTHDIRNIIQKFSRKFT; encoded by the coding sequence GTGAAGTTTTCCAATTTAAACCTTTTTTTACAAAAATTTGTATTTTTAATATCTAAAAATATATATTTTTTAATATTTATTTCTATTCCATTTAGTGCATTTTGCATTATACCTTTAATATTTATAAATCTATTTCTAGTTGCAATATTATTTCAGAATCTATATCTAAACAGAAATACAAATACTAAATATCCATTTGTCGCATTAGATATACTTATCGCTTTATCATTAACATATATGATTTTATTTCTTAATGATTTTATTGACACACCTACTTATCTTTTAGCTATCCCAGAATTATATCTTTTATTACGTTTCTTCATGAGAAAAGGAAAAACAACATATCTTAATAATTCTAAATTAGCATTCTTACTACTATTTTTAGCTTTTGTATTTGCATGGTTCTCTAGTGGAGTTTTAAGTTACGTGACTGGATATGTTACCAACATTCAGAACTTATTTAATCAATTCGGATATTTTCCGATTTCTAATCCTTTATATCTGATTGTCGACTTTCTGTCTGTATTTGCAACGATTACAGCAAGTCCTTGGTTTATGTTAGAAATGGGAGTCTGGTTAGGAAGTTTAGCTTTCTTTAGGTTAGTTGAAGTAAATAAGATAGAGAATAAAGTAAGAATATTTCTTATGATTTTAGCTTACTTTGTATATAGTATTTGGTTACCTAGTTTTTCACCAATAGCTAATGGTGTGGAATACATACCATATATGTGGTTTAATGGTTTTGGAACTTATGGTCCTGTAGAACCTTCATATCTTATTGATGGTATTTTGGGCACTTATATTGTAACTGCAATTCTTTCATTTTTATTTGGATCTAGACAAGTTTGCTCTGTGACTTGTACTGCACCTTTTATGCTTCAAGGGACTTTTCAAGATTCTATGAAAAAATACAATAGGATATCAAAATTAGGTAAAAAGACTCTAACATCAAAAATGAGCAATTTCTACAAAATATTGATGATAATAATTTGGGGCTCACTTATTATTTTTGCAATTCTATCTTACCTTAATTTTGAAAAAATAATTAACTTCACTATTCTAGGTAACGATCCGACAGTATTTTATAGTAGCCTTTACTTTAACGTAATTTGGTATCTTCAGTTTGTAACGATGCCCTTCCTAGGAAATTATTCTTGTGTAACTTCTGGATTATGTGCATGGGGATCCTTTAATCAATTTTTTGGATATCTAGGTCTCTTTAAACTTAAGGTTAAGGATCCTAAGCTGTGTTTAAATTGTAGAAGTGTTGATTGCGCCACAGCTTGTCCAGTTGGTTTAACAGATATGCGAGCTTCGTTCATTAAGAAGGGTGAATTTAAGGCTTTCAAATGTGTAGGAGTAGGAGACTGTATTGAAGCATGCCCTCATGATAACATAGTGACTCATGATATTAGAAATATAATACAGAAATTTTCTAGGAAATTCACTTAG